Proteins from one Lepidochelys kempii isolate rLepKem1 chromosome 6, rLepKem1.hap2, whole genome shotgun sequence genomic window:
- the CYB5R2 gene encoding NADH-cytochrome b5 reductase 2: MKFFMASSDLTSVTSGWLTVFQCTLGTYVQLIIHHDPQIFFRVSASQDRVPHPDLDLLIAVVVIALSALLLVFKARRSQRKSDPITLQEPHTKYPLPLIKKEEISHDTRKFRFGLPSPDHVLGLPIGQHVYLSSKINGNLVIRAYTPVSSDEVKGYVDLIIKVYYKNVHPKFPEGGKMSQYLDSMTVGDTIDFRGPNGLLVYKGTGNFAIKPDKKSEAQRKFVKHLGMIAGGTGITPMLQLIRHITKDPNDDTKCYLLFANQTEKDILLRAELEEVAKNHPDQFKVQYTLDRPPHDWKYSSGFITADMIKAYLPPPGRDTLILMCGPPPMIQFACQPNLEKLGYLRDNTFAY, encoded by the exons ATGAAATTCTTCATGGCCTCTAGCGACCTTACTTCTGTGACTTCTGGGTGGCTTACAGTTTTCCAA TGCACACTGGGaacttatgttcagctgattatccaccatgacccccaaatctttttcagagtctctgcttcccaggatagagtcccccatcct gaCCTGGACTTGCTGATTGCTGTGGTTGTCATTGCCCTGTCAGCCTTGCTGTTAGTTTTCAAGGCTAGGAGATCCCAGAGGAAGAGTGATCCCATTACATTACAGGAGCCACACACTAAGTATCCGTTGCCATTGATAAAGAAAGAG GAGATCAGCCACGATACCAGGAAATTCAGGTTTGGGCTTCCGTCGCCGGATCATGTATTAGGGCTACCTATAG GCCAGCATGTTTACCTCTCTTCCAAAATCAATGGTAATCTTGTCATCCGGGCCTACACTCCAGTTTCCAGTGATGAAGTAAAAGGTTATGTTGACTTAATTATAAAG GTCTACTACAAAAATGTCCATCCCAAATTCCCTGAAGGTGGGAAGATGTCCCAGTACTTAGACAGCATGACTGTTGGGgataccattgacttcagagggccaAACGGGCTCCTTGTATACAAGGGGACAG GTAACTTTGCTATCAAGCCTGACAAGAAGTCTGAAGCACAGAGAAAGTTTGTAAAGCATCTTGGGATGATAGCTGGAGGAACAG GAATAACTCCGATGTTGCAGCTGATCCGTCACATCACAAAGGATCCTAATGATGATACAAAGTGTTACCTCCTTTTTGCTAATCAG actgaAAAAGACATATTACTGAGAGCTGAGCTGGAAGAGGTAGCCAAGAATCACCCTGATCAATTTAAGGTGCAGTATACATTGGACAGACCTCCTCATG ACTGGAAGTATAGCTCTGGCTTCATTACTGCAGACATGATTAAAGCATACCTCCCTCCTCCAGGCAGAGATACTCTTATTCTGATGTGTGGGCCTCCACCTATGATTCAGTTTGCGTGTCAGCCCAATCTGGAAAAACTTGGTTATCTCAGAGATAACACATTCGCTTATTAA